The segment CATTGGAGGTGCCGCGCTGAAGAATCCACCTCAGATTGAGAGCATAAGAGCGCTTTCTGAAGAAGAAGTGCTTGTGAGGGTTCTCATGAAAGTTGATGTGGACTACAGTATCAACTTTGATTGGGATGACTACGCTGAATATGAGGACGTGCGAGAATTGCTTGGAAGCTGCGACGAAAGCTTTTTGTTTACGTCGTTGTCGGGCAAAGAGACGATTACTCTCGAATTTGATCTAATAATACACAGGATAACAAAGGAAATCATCACTTATGAGCTTTCTCTTATTGAAGGACCCTCTGCTTCACTGTTTCTACGCTAATCATTAGGAGTCGAAACTGGGCTTCAAGACTGGCAGCCCCATGGGGGACCGAACCCCGACCTTCGGACTGAGAATCCGGTGGATCAACTCGATTGGCTTGTTATAGTTCCTTCGACGACAGATTAACCTTCTTGCGGCGAACTATCTTCAGATGAAAGGAATATCCCGCTCAGGGTTCCAGCGTACATAATGAGTATTATCAGTATTGAAGCTATTCACTTGTCAGAACAAGCTGCAGCTCGACAGTCCATCAAACTAGCTAGATCCCGTTTATTCCTTCCATTCTCCGAATCCCGAAGAACTTCATTGCTAAAGAGTCGCCAGAGTGAATAATCCGACCAGACGGAGGATCATCGGGTTTCTTGGATATGGTTGATATTTGGTATTATCATCACTGTGTTATATAGATATATTGTTATAACAATTAAAAAATCCCTGTAGAGAAGGTGAATCCATGTACAGTTGGACGAAAGTGAGGCTAGATGTCTCTTCTTCTGTTCCGTTATTTCAGCAGATCGCTGACTGGATCACTAATGCAATATCAAAGGGAATTCTTGTGGAAGGCGATAAACTGCCGAACGAAATGGAGCTCTGCAAGGTATTCGACGTCAGCCGAATTACAGTTAGGAATGCTTTGATGAAGCTCCAGAGGGACGGGTATCTCTCCAGGCAGAGAGCTAAAGGAACCTTCGTTTCTTCCCGAGCGATCACATTTCAGTACGTCAGTGAAACTATGGGCCTTGGGGAAGAGCTTGTGAAGAAGAACATTGGCATTAAGGACAAGGTTTTGAGAAGCGAGATTATCGGAGCGAACGAGACAATTGCTGAAAACCTTGGAATCTCCCCCGGGTCGAAGGTCTTCGCTTTGGAGAGGCTTAGAGTAATTAACAATGAGCCTTTGATAATCTCCAGAAACTTCATTTCTTACGACCTGGTACCTGGCATTGAGGAAAACGACTTCAGCAAAGAGTTTCTATATTCTGTGCTCGAAAGACAATACGGAATTGTGATGCAGGAGTTTGTGAGATCTTTCGTCCCGATCATCCTGAATGATTCCGAAATGAAGATCTTCGGTTTGAAGAAGGACTGTTACCCCGCATTCAAGATAGAGAGCGTTACCTACGACAGTAACAGGAGATTGATTGAATACTACGAGGGTATTCAGCTTGGAAAGTATGGGAAGCTCACTGTGCGTTCAAAGGGTATCTGAGAATATG is part of the Mesotoga infera genome and harbors:
- a CDS encoding GntR family transcriptional regulator, which translates into the protein MYSWTKVRLDVSSSVPLFQQIADWITNAISKGILVEGDKLPNEMELCKVFDVSRITVRNALMKLQRDGYLSRQRAKGTFVSSRAITFQYVSETMGLGEELVKKNIGIKDKVLRSEIIGANETIAENLGISPGSKVFALERLRVINNEPLIISRNFISYDLVPGIEENDFSKEFLYSVLERQYGIVMQEFVRSFVPIILNDSEMKIFGLKKDCYPAFKIESVTYDSNRRLIEYYEGIQLGKYGKLTVRSKGI